Proteins found in one Seonamhaeicola sp. S2-3 genomic segment:
- a CDS encoding histidine kinase has translation MHTALKKIWFFCLLFNTFLGLAQITIDEDSPRFTVRGKVVESGSQDPIANVNIEVNGGSYTTTDIFGEFRIQAKKGDELTIRHKDFETIYYIIQSNERILVKVEPESPIQDKFISKRSKNKEPQFNWYIDSAETYLKKDAKKSIGFITEALKLSASKKENAEAYEVLGDINMFWKQHDLAASNYQVSIQNNENNQVKLKLALAYKENRNYQESLDIYNNLNKRTLSNYQLVVLFEGLGDVYKLTNRYDDAVKAYRGGLSIAQKHLIKLKITDLNSKIAEVYNAKGETDSAQGFFNKSLKLASEENKKRALEEKIKVADFQSKSKNYSSEIALRKQALEDIEEIQTDSIFDNESPLTPQRQNYKIGNAYALQNDIPNAINFLEKSIEQADKKEDLIVQKDATKKLSEIYRDAGNYNEALIAYQNYVDLVEKIYVKKEQEIAQASKFSKDLISKQTRINSLESEKSLADTKYQLNAEQSKRQKLVIYSLIGGVLLLLIAAFLMFKYIRQQRLANNLLALKSLRSQMNPHFIFNALNSVNSFIASNDERTANKYLSDFSLLMRAVLENSEQDFIPLEKEIELLRLYTKLEHFRFKDRFDYNINIDKNINIKDFVIPPMLLQPYIENAVWHGLRYKKSKGHLEIDITQTSTEQIRISIIDDGIGRKKSKALKTEHQQKQNSKGMGNIKKRVSILNEMYKDKVDVLVTDFQKTEDTGTKVVVTLKKD, from the coding sequence ATGCATACTGCTTTAAAGAAGATATGGTTTTTTTGTTTGTTGTTCAACACGTTTTTAGGGTTGGCACAAATTACTATTGATGAAGATTCGCCAAGGTTTACAGTAAGAGGTAAAGTTGTTGAAAGTGGCTCTCAAGATCCAATTGCCAATGTTAATATTGAAGTTAATGGAGGCTCTTATACCACAACCGATATTTTTGGAGAGTTTAGAATACAAGCAAAAAAAGGAGATGAACTTACCATTAGGCATAAAGACTTTGAAACCATTTACTATATTATTCAGAGCAATGAGCGCATTCTTGTTAAAGTAGAACCAGAGAGCCCTATACAAGATAAATTTATTAGTAAGCGTTCTAAAAATAAAGAGCCACAGTTTAATTGGTATATAGATTCTGCAGAAACCTATCTTAAAAAAGATGCTAAAAAAAGTATTGGGTTTATTACAGAAGCCTTAAAACTAAGTGCTTCTAAAAAAGAAAATGCAGAGGCCTATGAGGTTTTAGGAGATATTAATATGTTCTGGAAACAACATGATCTTGCCGCTTCCAATTACCAAGTTAGTATACAGAATAATGAGAATAACCAAGTTAAATTAAAGCTAGCATTAGCCTATAAAGAAAACAGAAATTATCAAGAAAGTTTAGATATATACAACAACCTTAATAAGCGTACATTATCAAACTATCAGTTGGTGGTTTTGTTTGAGGGCTTAGGAGATGTGTATAAGTTAACTAACCGTTATGACGATGCTGTAAAAGCATATAGAGGAGGGTTAAGCATAGCGCAAAAACATTTAATTAAACTCAAAATAACCGATTTAAACTCTAAAATAGCCGAGGTTTATAATGCAAAAGGAGAAACAGATAGTGCGCAAGGATTTTTTAATAAATCATTAAAATTAGCGAGTGAAGAAAACAAAAAAAGAGCATTAGAGGAAAAAATAAAAGTAGCCGATTTTCAGAGTAAAAGTAAAAATTATTCCAGTGAAATTGCACTCAGGAAACAAGCGCTAGAAGATATAGAAGAAATTCAAACCGATTCTATTTTTGATAACGAAAGCCCATTAACCCCACAACGGCAAAATTATAAAATAGGGAATGCCTATGCACTTCAAAATGATATTCCTAATGCTATTAATTTTCTTGAAAAAAGTATAGAACAAGCCGATAAAAAAGAAGACCTAATTGTTCAAAAAGATGCTACCAAAAAGTTGTCAGAGATTTATAGAGATGCTGGAAATTATAATGAAGCATTAATTGCATATCAAAATTATGTAGATTTAGTTGAAAAAATCTATGTAAAAAAAGAACAAGAAATAGCACAGGCATCAAAATTTAGTAAAGACCTTATAAGCAAGCAAACTAGAATAAATAGTTTAGAGAGCGAAAAATCTTTGGCAGACACTAAATACCAACTTAATGCAGAACAAAGTAAACGCCAAAAACTGGTTATTTATTCACTTATAGGAGGTGTTTTACTACTTTTAATTGCAGCATTTTTAATGTTTAAATACATTAGGCAACAGCGGTTAGCAAATAATTTGTTGGCATTAAAATCATTACGAAGCCAAATGAATCCGCATTTTATTTTTAATGCTCTAAACTCTGTAAATAGTTTTATAGCTTCAAACGATGAGCGTACTGCAAATAAATATTTATCAGATTTTTCACTTTTAATGCGAGCTGTTTTAGAGAATAGCGAACAAGATTTTATTCCTTTAGAAAAAGAAATAGAATTACTTAGGTTATATACTAAATTAGAACATTTCAGATTTAAAGATCGGTTCGATTATAACATTAATATCGACAAAAACATTAATATCAAGGACTTTGTAATTCCGCCCATGTTGTTGCAACCTTACATTGAAAATGCCGTCTGGCATGGGTTACGCTATAAAAAAAGTAAAGGACATCTAGAAATTGATATTACTCAAACCTCTACAGAACAGATTCGTATTAGTATTATAGATGATGGTATAGGTAGAAAAAAATCTAAAGCTTTAAAAACAGAGCATCAGCAAAAACAAAACTCAAAAGGGATGGGTAATATTAAAAAACGCGTGTCTATTTTAAATGAAATGTATAAAGATAAAGTAGATGTTTTGGTAACAGATTTTCAAAAAACCGAAGATACC